A genomic window from Punica granatum isolate Tunisia-2019 chromosome 2, ASM765513v2, whole genome shotgun sequence includes:
- the LOC116197737 gene encoding histone-lysine N-methyltransferase ATXR2, with protein sequence MEISCPIDEQYASEISALLKPPPPPHLVQEYYDQLLESRQCHSIRVKQEGEFGKGVYANADFKEGELLLRDEMLFGCQHSSNKIDCLVCSFCFCFIGSIELQIGRRLYFQDVGVHPHHGCGAETFSGISNNHQGSDSSNGEDIPYGESYDNMETCGPSSKAEIIPLPKEIVQSLMNGELKLPCSEKFYLPSVVPCSGGCKEAYYCSKQCAEADWSSFHSLLCTGERSEASSREVLVQFIKHANETNDIFLLAAKAISFTILRYRKLKAARLSQRASLNISNSCDLSLLMEAWRPISVGHKKRWWECVALPEDVASSDEAAFRMQIKDLAFTSLQLLRAAIFDRECALLFSLEIYGHIIGMFELNNLDLVVASPVEDYFLYIDDRPSSEKEEAEKVTRPILDALRDEYAVICEGSAFFPLQSCMNHSCRPNAKAFKRDEDRDGRATIIAQIPIRCGDEVTISYIDEDLTFEERQAALADYGFICRCSKCQEEET encoded by the exons ATGGAAATCAGCTGCCCGATCGATGAGCAGTACGCCTCCGAGATATCCGCTCTCCTCaagcctcctcctcctcctcaccTAGTTCAG GAGTACTATGATCAGCTTCTGGAGTCGAGGCAATGCCACAGTATTAGAGTCAAGCAGGAAGGTGAATTCGGGAAAG GTGTATATGCAAATGCTGATTTTAAGGAAGGAGAGCTTCTTCTAAGAGATGAAATGCTTTTTGGGTGCCAACATTCCTCAAATAAG ATTGACTGTCTAGTATGTAGCTTCTGTTTCTGCTTTATTGGATCGATAGAACTTCAAATTGGAAGAAGATTGTACTTCCAAGATGTAGGAGTTCATCCGCATCATGGATGTGGAGCGGAAACCTTCTCGGGTATCTCCAACAATCACCAGGGATCCGATTCATCCAACGGAGAAGACATCCCTTACGGTGAGAGTTATGATAATATGGAAACATGTGGGCCCAGTAGCAAGGCAGAAATAATCCCTCTCCCAAAGGAAATTGTTCAATCACTAATGAATGGTGAATTGAAGCTACCCTGCTCAGAGAAGTTTTATTTGCCTTCAGTTGTTCCATGTTCGGGGGGATGCAAAGAAGCTTACTACTGCAG CAAACAATGTGCAGAGGCTGACTGGAGTTCATTTCATTCATTACTTTGCACTGGCGAGAGGTCAGAAGCATCATCTAGAGAGGTCCTTGTACAATTCATAAAACATGCCAATG AAACAAATGATATCTTTCTTCTTGCTGCCAAG GCCATCTCTTTCACCATTTTAAGATATAGGAAGTTGAAAGCAGCTCGTCTCAGTCAACGAGCATCACTGAACATCTCAAACAGCTGTGATCTGTCGTTACTTATGGAGGCATGGAGACCAATATCTGTAGGACACAAGAAAAG GTGGTGGGAATGCGTTGCGCTGCCAGAGGATGTAGCTTCTTCCGATGAAGCAGCATTCAGGATGCAAATAAAAGATCTAGCATTTACG TCTCTACAACTCCTGAGGGCAGCTATCTTTGACAGAGAATGTGCCCTCC tattttcacttGAAATATATGGGCATATCATTGGCATGTTTGAGCTGAATAATCT TGATCTCGTTGTAGCATCTCCGGTGGAAGATTACTTTTTGTATATAGACGATCGACCGTCTTCTGAAAAG GAAGAAGCTGAGAAAGTTACTCGGCCAATTCTGGATGCTCTTAGAGATGAGTATGCGGTTATTTGTGAAG GTTCTGCATTCTTCCCCTTGCAAAGTTGTATGAACCATTCTTGCCGTCCCAATGCAAAAGCTTTCAAAAGAGACGAG GATAGAGATGGCCGAGCAACTATAATTGCCCAAATACCCATTCGATGTGGCGACGAG GTCACCATTTCATACATCGATGAGGACCTTACTTTCGAAGAGAGGCAAGCAGCACTTGCAGATTATGGCTTCATCTGCAGATGTTCAAAGtgccaagaagaagaaacttaA
- the LOC116196575 gene encoding zinc finger CCCH domain-containing protein 13 isoform X2, translating into MVERKLFKTKLCVLYQRGHCNRQSCSFAHGEAELRRFGASSSGRRDYRGNDLRSRLGRRYSPQRRYSPVKDARSRHTLHRYSPSRSLEDNSDRKRRKSQHLDSPSDVSGKVSDGTDYARGGRSTLSDSKNNLHGQLKQVQAEISMFDHHKVQLEIHLKERVQEEDSLASKIEELERQLHKEKKECRRINSRIKKFVKAHHRHARLQDDLKRSQIQLQDLGDQLSLDAVEGGNKEEDSSINIVSDGENPNNHAGSPRNELQTHDLQRMKMPDLNQAAVEELQPHGKWKFSRWTYSHQKHDEEFYNGKNNGNGQPGVDGMHNRDKNISSTISPGDKSKGSGLALPSAHASADVIDKVVVDEEAELASTRSEEAAAFQNKRLSFAIAPLPPIRKRSYKQYDGGDENVNLLGDMEQTEKADATNAS; encoded by the exons ATGGTGGAGAGAAAGCTATTCAAGACGAAGCTCTGTGTGTTGTATCAGAGAGGTCACTGTAATCGTCAGAGCTGCTCCTTCGCTCATGGAGAAGCCGAGCTTAGGCGATTCGGCGCCTCCAGTTCTG GCAGACGAGACTATAGAGGTAATGACTTGAGGAGTAGACTTGGGAGGAGGTATTCTCCTCAGAGAAGGTACTCTCCTGTAAAAGATGCAAGAAGCCGCCACACATTGCACA GATACAGCCCTTCCAGGTCTCTCGAGGATAATAG TGACAGAAAACGCCGGAAGAGCCAGCATTTGGATAGTCCAAGTGATGTTTCAGGGAAAGTATCAGATGGGACAGATTATGCCAGAGGAGGGCGGTCTACTTTGTCGGACTCCAAAAATAATCTTCACGGACAG TTAAAGCAAGTACAGGCAGAAATCTCCATGTTTGATCATCATAAAGTTCAGTTGGAG ATTCACCTGAAAGAGCGTGTCCAGGAGGAAGATAGCCTTGCTTCTAAGATTGAGGAGCTTGAAAGGCAATTgcacaaagaaaaaaaggaatgtAGAAG GATCAACTCAAGGATCAAGAAATTTGTTAAGGCTCATCATCGCCATGCACGGTTGCAAGATGACCTAAAAAG ATCACAGATCCAACTTCAGGATCTGGGAGATCAGCTCAGTTTGGATGCTGTTGAAGGTGGAAACAAGGAAGAGGACTCTAGCATCAATATTGTTAGTGATGGAGAAAACCCGAACAATCATGCGGGTAGCCCTCGGAATGAGCTGCAGACTCATGATTTACAGCGCATGAAAATGCCAGACTTAAATCAGGCCGCAGTTGAAGAATTACAGCCACATG GGAAATGGAAATTCTCGCGGTGGACATATTCTCACCAAAAGCATGATGAGGAATTTTACAATGGCAAAAACAATGGTAATGGACAGCCTGGAGTAGATGGCATGCACAACAGAGATAAGAATATCTCTTCTACCATTTCACCGGGAGATAAG TCAAAGGGTTCAGGACTGGCATTGCCATCGGCACATGCGTCAGCTGATGTGATTGACAAAGTAGTAGTTGATGAGGAAGCGGAGCTTGCTTCGACTAGGAGTGAGGAAGCAGCAGCATTTCAAAACAAACGACTGTCTTTTGCGATTGCCCCACTACCTCCCATTCGCAAGAGATCCTACAAACAG TACGATGGTGGTGATGAGAATGTCAATCTTCTTGGAGATATGGAGCAAACTGAGAAGGCGGATGCAACCAATGCTTCCTGA
- the LOC116196575 gene encoding zinc finger CCCH domain-containing protein 13 isoform X1, whose amino-acid sequence MVERKLFKTKLCVLYQRGHCNRQSCSFAHGEAELRRFGASSSGRRDYRGNDLRSRLGRRYSPQRRYSPVKDARSRHTLHRYSPSRSLEDNSDRKRRKSQHLDSPSDVSGKVSDGTDYARGGRSTLSDSKNNLHGQLKQVQAEISMFDHHKVQLEIHLKERVQEEDSLASKIEELERQLHKEKKECRRINSRIKKFVKAHHRHARLQDDLKRSQIQLQDLGDQLSLDAVEGGNKEEDSSINIVSDGENPNNHAGSPRNELQTHDLQRMKMPDLNQAAVEELQPHGKWKFSRWTYSHQKHDEEFYNGKNNGNGQPGVDGMHNRDKNISSTISPGDKSKGSGLALPSAHASADVIDKVVVDEEAELASTRSEEAAAFQNKRLSFAIAPLPPIRKRSYKQQYDGGDENVNLLGDMEQTEKADATNAS is encoded by the exons ATGGTGGAGAGAAAGCTATTCAAGACGAAGCTCTGTGTGTTGTATCAGAGAGGTCACTGTAATCGTCAGAGCTGCTCCTTCGCTCATGGAGAAGCCGAGCTTAGGCGATTCGGCGCCTCCAGTTCTG GCAGACGAGACTATAGAGGTAATGACTTGAGGAGTAGACTTGGGAGGAGGTATTCTCCTCAGAGAAGGTACTCTCCTGTAAAAGATGCAAGAAGCCGCCACACATTGCACA GATACAGCCCTTCCAGGTCTCTCGAGGATAATAG TGACAGAAAACGCCGGAAGAGCCAGCATTTGGATAGTCCAAGTGATGTTTCAGGGAAAGTATCAGATGGGACAGATTATGCCAGAGGAGGGCGGTCTACTTTGTCGGACTCCAAAAATAATCTTCACGGACAG TTAAAGCAAGTACAGGCAGAAATCTCCATGTTTGATCATCATAAAGTTCAGTTGGAG ATTCACCTGAAAGAGCGTGTCCAGGAGGAAGATAGCCTTGCTTCTAAGATTGAGGAGCTTGAAAGGCAATTgcacaaagaaaaaaaggaatgtAGAAG GATCAACTCAAGGATCAAGAAATTTGTTAAGGCTCATCATCGCCATGCACGGTTGCAAGATGACCTAAAAAG ATCACAGATCCAACTTCAGGATCTGGGAGATCAGCTCAGTTTGGATGCTGTTGAAGGTGGAAACAAGGAAGAGGACTCTAGCATCAATATTGTTAGTGATGGAGAAAACCCGAACAATCATGCGGGTAGCCCTCGGAATGAGCTGCAGACTCATGATTTACAGCGCATGAAAATGCCAGACTTAAATCAGGCCGCAGTTGAAGAATTACAGCCACATG GGAAATGGAAATTCTCGCGGTGGACATATTCTCACCAAAAGCATGATGAGGAATTTTACAATGGCAAAAACAATGGTAATGGACAGCCTGGAGTAGATGGCATGCACAACAGAGATAAGAATATCTCTTCTACCATTTCACCGGGAGATAAG TCAAAGGGTTCAGGACTGGCATTGCCATCGGCACATGCGTCAGCTGATGTGATTGACAAAGTAGTAGTTGATGAGGAAGCGGAGCTTGCTTCGACTAGGAGTGAGGAAGCAGCAGCATTTCAAAACAAACGACTGTCTTTTGCGATTGCCCCACTACCTCCCATTCGCAAGAGATCCTACAAACAG CAGTACGATGGTGGTGATGAGAATGTCAATCTTCTTGGAGATATGGAGCAAACTGAGAAGGCGGATGCAACCAATGCTTCCTGA
- the LOC116196575 gene encoding zinc finger CCCH domain-containing protein 13 isoform X3, with protein MRLCQTEDLSFVLTGRRDYRGNDLRSRLGRRYSPQRRYSPVKDARSRHTLHRYSPSRSLEDNSDRKRRKSQHLDSPSDVSGKVSDGTDYARGGRSTLSDSKNNLHGQLKQVQAEISMFDHHKVQLEIHLKERVQEEDSLASKIEELERQLHKEKKECRRINSRIKKFVKAHHRHARLQDDLKRSQIQLQDLGDQLSLDAVEGGNKEEDSSINIVSDGENPNNHAGSPRNELQTHDLQRMKMPDLNQAAVEELQPHGKWKFSRWTYSHQKHDEEFYNGKNNGNGQPGVDGMHNRDKNISSTISPGDKSKGSGLALPSAHASADVIDKVVVDEEAELASTRSEEAAAFQNKRLSFAIAPLPPIRKRSYKQQYDGGDENVNLLGDMEQTEKADATNAS; from the exons ATGAGATTATGTCAAACTGAGGACCTTTCTTTTGTCCTCACAGGCAGACGAGACTATAGAGGTAATGACTTGAGGAGTAGACTTGGGAGGAGGTATTCTCCTCAGAGAAGGTACTCTCCTGTAAAAGATGCAAGAAGCCGCCACACATTGCACA GATACAGCCCTTCCAGGTCTCTCGAGGATAATAG TGACAGAAAACGCCGGAAGAGCCAGCATTTGGATAGTCCAAGTGATGTTTCAGGGAAAGTATCAGATGGGACAGATTATGCCAGAGGAGGGCGGTCTACTTTGTCGGACTCCAAAAATAATCTTCACGGACAG TTAAAGCAAGTACAGGCAGAAATCTCCATGTTTGATCATCATAAAGTTCAGTTGGAG ATTCACCTGAAAGAGCGTGTCCAGGAGGAAGATAGCCTTGCTTCTAAGATTGAGGAGCTTGAAAGGCAATTgcacaaagaaaaaaaggaatgtAGAAG GATCAACTCAAGGATCAAGAAATTTGTTAAGGCTCATCATCGCCATGCACGGTTGCAAGATGACCTAAAAAG ATCACAGATCCAACTTCAGGATCTGGGAGATCAGCTCAGTTTGGATGCTGTTGAAGGTGGAAACAAGGAAGAGGACTCTAGCATCAATATTGTTAGTGATGGAGAAAACCCGAACAATCATGCGGGTAGCCCTCGGAATGAGCTGCAGACTCATGATTTACAGCGCATGAAAATGCCAGACTTAAATCAGGCCGCAGTTGAAGAATTACAGCCACATG GGAAATGGAAATTCTCGCGGTGGACATATTCTCACCAAAAGCATGATGAGGAATTTTACAATGGCAAAAACAATGGTAATGGACAGCCTGGAGTAGATGGCATGCACAACAGAGATAAGAATATCTCTTCTACCATTTCACCGGGAGATAAG TCAAAGGGTTCAGGACTGGCATTGCCATCGGCACATGCGTCAGCTGATGTGATTGACAAAGTAGTAGTTGATGAGGAAGCGGAGCTTGCTTCGACTAGGAGTGAGGAAGCAGCAGCATTTCAAAACAAACGACTGTCTTTTGCGATTGCCCCACTACCTCCCATTCGCAAGAGATCCTACAAACAG CAGTACGATGGTGGTGATGAGAATGTCAATCTTCTTGGAGATATGGAGCAAACTGAGAAGGCGGATGCAACCAATGCTTCCTGA